In Halorientalis sp. LT38, a genomic segment contains:
- a CDS encoding DUF7318 family protein: MSSEGSSYGDIHRYEPPRESTAAALAIVLLTVVEVIFVGLFTYGLISGWGLSELGNMYLGGILAVIFIDLAFILMLYRKEFLPDVMIVKKRRRKWEDLYVREDQVDGQSFSEQSPWEGFKRAVYPYYKR, from the coding sequence ATGTCCTCGGAAGGCAGCAGTTACGGTGACATCCACCGCTACGAGCCCCCGCGTGAGAGCACGGCGGCCGCGCTGGCGATCGTCCTGTTGACGGTCGTCGAAGTGATCTTCGTGGGTCTGTTCACCTACGGCCTGATCTCGGGCTGGGGCCTGTCGGAACTCGGGAACATGTACCTCGGGGGTATCCTCGCGGTCATCTTCATCGACCTGGCCTTCATCCTCATGTTGTACCGCAAGGAGTTCCTCCCCGACGTGATGATCGTCAAGAAGCGCCGTCGCAAGTGGGAGGACCTCTACGTCCGTGAGGATCAGGTCGACGGGCAGTCGTTCTCGGAGCAGAGTCCCTGGGAAGGGTTCAAACGGGCGGTCTATCCCTACTACAAGCGATAA
- a CDS encoding cytochrome bc complex cytochrome b subunit: protein MSDNDTPETETDGGPVNEESGTSSDLRSDGGTGIVPPDDETPTWSERKERTQGLSRLTYEYFERARREDQDLRQESSYVERDVLGFPAWPHEMIRNLALTSFFVGMIVFLSATLPPEMLPPADSSSTPAVILPDWYLYWSFGLLKLGPLNPELALLGGQKLMADRTYGVLANLVVVGAITIVPFLNKGAARRPVEQPFWASVGVFGVVFAFTIATLSVKNLAPMDSHLLFDLTFLLPFVAGFISYAILKSMREGYMFTLNRRYYRLRPPK from the coding sequence ATGAGCGACAACGACACTCCGGAGACGGAAACGGACGGCGGTCCCGTGAACGAAGAGAGCGGGACCTCGTCAGACCTACGGTCTGACGGCGGAACGGGAATCGTCCCGCCGGACGACGAGACCCCCACGTGGAGCGAGCGCAAAGAGCGCACGCAGGGGCTCTCCCGGCTGACCTACGAGTACTTCGAGCGGGCGCGCCGCGAGGACCAGGACCTGCGCCAGGAGTCGAGTTACGTCGAACGTGACGTGCTGGGCTTCCCGGCCTGGCCCCACGAGATGATCCGGAACCTCGCGCTGACGAGTTTCTTCGTCGGCATGATCGTGTTCCTCTCGGCGACGCTGCCCCCGGAGATGCTGCCGCCGGCGGACTCCTCGAGTACGCCCGCGGTCATCCTGCCCGACTGGTATCTCTACTGGTCGTTCGGCCTGCTCAAACTCGGCCCGCTCAACCCCGAGCTGGCGCTTCTGGGGGGCCAGAAGCTGATGGCGGACCGCACGTACGGCGTCCTGGCGAACCTGGTCGTCGTCGGCGCGATCACCATCGTCCCCTTCCTGAACAAGGGGGCCGCCCGGCGCCCGGTCGAACAGCCCTTCTGGGCGTCGGTCGGCGTGTTCGGCGTCGTCTTCGCGTTCACCATCGCCACGCTGTCGGTGAAGAACCTGGCACCGATGGACTCGCACCTGCTGTTCGACCTGACGTTCCTCCTGCCGTTCGTGGCAGGGTTCATCAGCTACGCGATCCTCAAGTCGATGCGCGAGGGGTACATGTTCACCCTCAACCGTCGCTACTACCGGCTGCGACCGCCGAAGTGA
- a CDS encoding ubiquinol-cytochrome c reductase iron-sulfur subunit: protein MPLDEDKYPSETGRRRFVKGVVGSAALSSVGVGGAVALDTATSPSGVGGGITQFIGIENTDGPAPRGMPLVPLTIDDEGALMGRWPEVKTETVQGREVTIAETNIGGTTYSAAWFQYCGIQTAEGLAPEADQDNFFRSVSGSELTWQSENKEGDEKLFVEDFADYQEWGNGIGQSGLGKPAKAKWRSEGDVQTIPVQVMRSPEVSKMANGEGRYSDLPGEVQDFIGAATEQDFMAWLNKCTHFCCVPGFKTYEGSAKFNAENAVYCQCHQSVYDPFSPVSKSFVALPRPGE, encoded by the coding sequence ATGCCACTTGACGAAGACAAATATCCGAGCGAGACGGGCCGGCGACGCTTCGTGAAAGGCGTCGTCGGCAGTGCTGCGCTGTCCAGCGTCGGCGTCGGCGGAGCGGTCGCCCTGGACACGGCGACTTCACCGTCGGGCGTCGGCGGTGGTATCACGCAGTTCATCGGTATCGAGAACACTGACGGTCCGGCCCCCCGTGGGATGCCGCTGGTTCCCCTGACCATCGACGACGAAGGGGCCCTGATGGGCCGCTGGCCCGAGGTGAAGACCGAGACCGTCCAGGGTCGGGAGGTCACCATCGCCGAGACGAACATCGGCGGGACGACGTACTCGGCGGCCTGGTTCCAGTACTGCGGGATCCAGACCGCGGAAGGGCTGGCCCCCGAGGCCGATCAGGACAACTTCTTCCGCTCCGTGTCGGGCTCCGAACTCACCTGGCAGTCCGAGAACAAGGAGGGCGACGAGAAGCTGTTCGTCGAGGACTTCGCGGACTACCAGGAGTGGGGCAACGGCATCGGCCAGAGCGGGCTGGGCAAGCCCGCGAAGGCCAAATGGCGTTCCGAGGGCGACGTGCAGACCATCCCCGTCCAGGTGATGCGCAGTCCCGAGGTCTCGAAGATGGCCAACGGTGAAGGGCGGTACAGCGACCTCCCGGGCGAAGTGCAGGACTTCATCGGGGCCGCCACCGAGCAGGACTTCATGGCCTGGCTGAACAAGTGCACGCACTTTTGCTGCGTGCCCGGATTCAAGACCTACGAGGGCAGCGCGAAGTTCAACGCGGAGAACGCGGTCTACTGCCAGTGTCACCAGTCCGTCTACGACCCGTTCAGTCCCGTCAGCAAGTCGTTCGTGGCGCTTCCGCGCCCGGGTGAATAA
- a CDS encoding DUF7319 domain-containing protein produces MADPESTSSGDVDDPADEETDAPADEAPADAETVSTEQLRQEVEERYDFDNFGPDQMAEMSGDEWEVAFDPDTWITGQELLDRVESDLKNRVVVRDVFARVERLRDGRVVAYSDEGYAMVEPDGSVEGFGTVLRDVKPVVALCSMEEYDVPEMPEGDVLPRPTDVPEGSGELGNLMLQIVGGMQILAGIGLLGAWVVAGLNIVAIIAGLAFVTIGLVLFFTVANARLSDRFRAEEYRNRLRAIGMEEGERPDFLPVEDEEWVTDSDRLPGESAAGLGSLSRTDERGEENRESDPVS; encoded by the coding sequence ATGGCCGACCCAGAGTCGACGTCTTCCGGCGACGTGGACGACCCGGCCGACGAGGAAACGGACGCGCCGGCGGACGAGGCGCCCGCGGACGCCGAGACGGTATCGACCGAACAGCTCCGACAGGAGGTCGAGGAACGGTACGACTTCGATAACTTCGGCCCAGACCAGATGGCCGAGATGAGCGGAGACGAATGGGAGGTCGCGTTCGATCCGGACACCTGGATCACCGGTCAGGAACTGCTCGACAGGGTCGAGTCCGATCTGAAAAATAGGGTAGTGGTCCGGGACGTGTTCGCGCGGGTAGAGCGACTCAGGGACGGACGGGTCGTCGCGTACTCGGACGAGGGGTACGCCATGGTCGAGCCGGACGGCAGCGTCGAGGGGTTCGGTACCGTCCTCAGGGACGTCAAACCGGTCGTCGCGCTGTGTTCGATGGAGGAGTACGACGTCCCGGAGATGCCCGAGGGCGACGTGTTGCCCCGGCCGACGGACGTCCCGGAGGGGAGCGGCGAACTCGGGAACCTGATGCTCCAGATCGTCGGCGGGATGCAGATCCTCGCCGGCATCGGACTGCTCGGGGCCTGGGTGGTCGCGGGCCTGAACATCGTCGCGATCATCGCCGGCCTCGCGTTCGTGACCATCGGCCTCGTCCTGTTTTTCACCGTCGCGAACGCGCGGCTCTCGGATCGGTTCCGGGCCGAGGAGTACCGCAACCGACTCCGCGCGATCGGGATGGAGGAGGGAGAGCGGCCGGACTTCCTCCCCGTCGAGGACGAGGAGTGGGTGACCGATTCGGACCGGCTTCCGGGGGAGTCTGCGGCGGGGCTGGGATCGCTCTCGAGGACCGACGAACGGGGCGAAGAGAACCGGGAATCCGACCCGGTGTCCTGA
- a CDS encoding DUF7321 family protein, with the protein MIALSEMQLATIVAVAVTCSFPCFLYGAWIMIDAEQVTWGVLTYHLKFIGTGLALTTVPMLLWMFPRLFAQLGGAAALHAFLGLQAYAMLAFGFTGIVRIFRAKWEHDLYHDYDEDVLLDEIGSERMQFWRRRLRIGVFGYTFFWILAYVVGMARYVIKYF; encoded by the coding sequence ATGATCGCCCTGTCGGAGATGCAGCTGGCGACGATCGTGGCCGTCGCGGTCACCTGCAGTTTCCCCTGCTTTCTGTACGGGGCCTGGATCATGATCGACGCCGAGCAGGTCACCTGGGGCGTGTTGACCTACCACCTCAAGTTCATCGGGACCGGGCTGGCGCTGACGACCGTTCCCATGCTCCTCTGGATGTTCCCGCGCCTGTTCGCCCAGCTGGGCGGCGCCGCCGCGCTGCACGCCTTCCTCGGCCTGCAGGCCTACGCCATGCTCGCCTTCGGCTTTACGGGTATCGTCCGGATCTTCCGGGCGAAGTGGGAACACGACCTCTACCACGACTACGACGAGGACGTCCTGCTCGACGAGATCGGGTCCGAGCGGATGCAGTTCTGGCGGCGACGGCTCCGCATCGGCGTCTTCGGCTACACGTTCTTCTGGATCCTCGCCTACGTCGTCGGCATGGCGCGATACGTCATCAAGTACTTCTGA
- a CDS encoding halocyanin domain-containing protein — protein MNRRDFIRTAGGAAGTTAAVSAGAGTAAASSEDGGGGGTRPDFGGYLDDANGYEGGQPADQTGNSEVTVEVGTGSQGFGFSPPAVHVDTGTTVVWEWTGEGGAHNVNSNDEVFSSGSAESGAGITFEYTFEESGVFNYHCVPHESSGMKGAIVVGDDYPTVQVEAGGGEVDPHEMGVPFQAHYVGLATILMVIVSLVFTFFLLKYGESPNAKGGND, from the coding sequence ATGAACAGGCGGGACTTTATCCGGACGGCCGGCGGGGCTGCCGGTACGACCGCCGCCGTGTCTGCTGGCGCAGGCACCGCCGCCGCGTCCTCCGAAGATGGCGGTGGCGGCGGCACCCGGCCGGACTTCGGCGGTTATCTGGACGACGCGAACGGATACGAGGGCGGCCAACCGGCCGACCAGACGGGCAACAGCGAGGTGACCGTCGAGGTCGGGACCGGGAGCCAGGGCTTCGGTTTCAGCCCGCCGGCGGTCCACGTCGACACCGGAACGACCGTCGTCTGGGAGTGGACGGGCGAAGGCGGCGCCCACAACGTCAACAGCAACGACGAGGTGTTCAGTTCGGGCTCCGCGGAGAGCGGCGCCGGCATCACGTTCGAGTACACCTTCGAGGAGAGCGGGGTCTTCAACTATCACTGTGTTCCCCACGAGAGCTCCGGCATGAAGGGTGCCATCGTCGTCGGCGACGATTACCCGACCGTGCAGGTCGAGGCCGGCGGCGGCGAGGTGGACCCCCACGAGATGGGCGTCCCGTTCCAGGCCCACTACGTCGGACTGGCGACCATCCTGATGGTCATCGTGTCGCTCGTGTTCACCTTCTTCCTGCTGAAGTACGGTGAATCGCCGAACGCCAAAGGAGGGAACGACTGA
- a CDS encoding cytochrome b: MSLEKKDEHDHKGWMEERELTALEEQYLTLLMWLDKRLRLVDYLELLEDLYYKVNMQMPKSHTEQYGLDNKFWYWYPLYALGSFSTLAYLVAAVSGALLGFYYAPAAAGATGDPTVAYQSVTSIMTELNFGYMLRSIHRWSAQVMTAAVFLHMLRVYFTGAYKEPRELNWIIGIVLISLTMVFGYSGYLLPWNQLSYWAGQIGVEMALSIPLAGEWTAQLLFGGFTLTQATLQRMYILHVFFLPFIVTALIAVHIGIVWMQGIAEPH, translated from the coding sequence ATGAGTCTCGAGAAAAAAGACGAACACGATCACAAAGGCTGGATGGAAGAGCGCGAGCTCACGGCGCTCGAAGAGCAGTACCTGACGCTGTTGATGTGGCTCGACAAGCGGCTCCGGCTGGTCGACTACCTGGAGCTGCTCGAGGACCTCTACTACAAGGTCAACATGCAGATGCCCAAGAGCCACACCGAGCAGTACGGGCTCGACAACAAGTTCTGGTACTGGTATCCGCTGTACGCGCTCGGGTCGTTCTCGACGCTCGCGTATCTGGTCGCGGCGGTGTCGGGCGCCCTGCTTGGGTTCTACTACGCCCCCGCGGCCGCAGGCGCGACGGGAGACCCGACGGTCGCCTACCAGTCGGTGACGAGCATCATGACGGAGCTGAACTTCGGGTACATGCTCCGGTCGATCCACCGCTGGAGCGCCCAGGTGATGACCGCGGCGGTGTTCCTGCACATGCTGCGGGTGTACTTCACGGGCGCGTACAAGGAGCCCCGCGAGCTCAACTGGATCATCGGCATCGTGCTGATCTCGCTGACGATGGTCTTCGGGTACAGCGGCTACCTGCTCCCCTGGAACCAGCTGAGCTACTGGGCGGGCCAGATCGGCGTCGAGATGGCGCTGTCGATCCCGCTGGCCGGTGAGTGGACGGCGCAGCTGTTGTTCGGCGGCTTCACGCTGACGCAGGCCACGTTGCAACGGATGTACATCCTGCACGTGTTCTTCCTGCCGTTCATCGTGACGGCGCTGATCGCCGTCCACATCGGCATCGTCTGGATGCAGGGCATCGCGGAACCACACTAA
- the nth gene encoding endonuclease III — MGTPLSSREEQTAEVVDRLHEEYPDSTISLNFSNRLELLIAVILSAQCTDERVNTETEHLFEKYQSPEDYAEVDEAELAEDLNSITYYNNKAGYITSACRTIVEEHDGEVPDTMSELTDLQGVGRKTANVVLQHGHEVVEGIVVDTHVQRLSRRLGITEEERPEAIEQDLMPLVPESEWQQYTHLLISHGRATCTARNPDCDDCVLEDICPSSKLDGDVDLASGESW, encoded by the coding sequence ATGGGCACGCCGCTTTCCTCGCGCGAGGAACAGACCGCGGAGGTCGTCGACCGACTCCACGAGGAGTACCCCGACTCGACCATCTCACTGAACTTCTCGAACCGCCTCGAACTGCTGATCGCGGTCATCCTCTCGGCTCAGTGCACGGACGAACGGGTCAACACGGAGACCGAGCACCTCTTCGAGAAGTACCAGTCGCCCGAGGACTACGCCGAGGTCGACGAAGCGGAACTCGCCGAGGACCTGAACTCGATCACCTACTACAACAACAAGGCCGGCTACATCACGAGCGCCTGCCGGACCATCGTCGAGGAACACGACGGGGAGGTGCCCGACACGATGTCGGAACTGACCGACCTGCAGGGGGTCGGCCGGAAGACGGCGAACGTCGTCCTCCAGCACGGCCACGAGGTAGTCGAGGGGATCGTCGTCGACACGCACGTCCAGCGGCTCTCCCGTCGGCTGGGCATCACCGAGGAGGAACGGCCCGAGGCGATCGAGCAGGACCTCATGCCGCTGGTCCCCGAGTCGGAGTGGCAGCAGTACACCCACCTGCTGATCAGCCACGGCCGGGCGACCTGCACCGCGCGGAACCCCGACTGCGACGACTGCGTGCTCGAAGACATCTGCCCGTCCTCGAAACTGGACGGCGACGTCGACCTCGCCAGCGGCGAGTCGTGGTAG